A single region of the Lusitaniella coriacea LEGE 07157 genome encodes:
- a CDS encoding DUF2839 domain-containing protein produces the protein MGEAKRRKESLGDRYGKEDKILPWVPITKAQGEQFVKWTTKGAWIGIGLVAAFWVVVRIIGPAFGWWTVS, from the coding sequence ATGGGTGAAGCAAAACGTCGCAAAGAGTCACTAGGCGATCGATACGGTAAAGAAGATAAAATTTTGCCCTGGGTTCCCATTACAAAGGCCCAAGGAGAGCAATTTGTCAAATGGACGACCAAGGGAGCCTGGATTGGAATTGGTCTGGTGGCGGCTTTCTGGGTTGTCGTTCGCATTATTGGTCCGGCATTTGGTTGGTGGACTGTAAGCTAG
- a CDS encoding sulfotransferase family protein: MRRSPDFIIIGAGKCGTTSLHRYINEHPDIYLCPIKETYFFIEEPIRRKQKSFGAISDPEDYYALFENAPEKSVIGEISTNYYAYPASAKIIHEALPNTKIIAILRNPADRAFSSYQMRVRGGHEKREFDSIIAEDNRHVVRGFYYRQLLPYFELFDREQIKILFFEDLCRDSVRFVQDLFEYLGVDANFVPNTEERRREGGLPKNKVLHKLLTQKNPIRTSVATILKPLIPLDTRRAMRQKMVKENIYKAKLSPESKQKLIALYRDDILKLQDLIQRDLSSWLR, translated from the coding sequence ATGCGAAGATCGCCAGACTTTATTATTATTGGAGCCGGCAAGTGCGGAACGACATCCCTCCACCGCTATATCAACGAGCATCCTGATATCTATCTTTGTCCTATTAAAGAAACGTACTTTTTTATCGAAGAGCCAATAAGAAGAAAGCAAAAATCTTTTGGAGCGATTAGCGATCCAGAAGACTACTATGCTTTGTTTGAAAATGCTCCAGAAAAAAGCGTTATTGGAGAAATATCAACGAATTACTATGCTTATCCCGCCTCTGCAAAAATCATTCATGAAGCTTTGCCCAATACTAAAATCATTGCCATTCTTAGAAATCCTGCGGATCGAGCGTTTTCTAGCTACCAAATGCGAGTTCGGGGCGGTCACGAAAAACGAGAGTTTGACAGCATTATTGCTGAAGATAATCGTCATGTCGTAAGAGGATTTTATTATCGCCAACTTCTTCCTTATTTTGAGCTGTTCGATCGCGAACAAATTAAAATTTTGTTTTTTGAGGATCTGTGTCGAGATTCTGTGAGGTTCGTTCAGGATTTGTTTGAATATTTAGGGGTTGATGCTAACTTCGTTCCGAATACAGAAGAAAGAAGGCGAGAAGGCGGATTACCCAAAAACAAGGTTTTGCACAAACTGTTGACCCAAAAAAATCCGATCAGAACGTCAGTTGCAACGATTCTAAAACCATTGATCCCATTAGATACTAGACGAGCGATGCGGCAAAAAATGGTCAAAGAAAATATATACAAAGCCAAATTATCCCCTGAGTCAAAGCAAAAGTTGATTGCTCTCTATCGCGACGATATTCTTAAGCTTCAAGATTTAATTCAGCGCGATCTGTCTTCGTGGTTAAGGTAA
- a CDS encoding DUF2839 domain-containing protein, translating to MGEAKRRKESLGDRYGKEDKILPWVPITKTQGEQFVKWTTKGAWIGIGLVVAFWVVVRIIGPAFGWWTVQ from the coding sequence ATGGGTGAAGCAAAACGTCGCAAAGAGTCACTAGGCGATCGATACGGTAAAGAAGATAAAATTTTGCCTTGGGTTCCCATTACAAAAACCCAAGGAGAGCAATTTGTGAAATGGACAACCAAAGGAGCCTGGATTGGAATCGGTCTGGTGGTTGCTTTCTGGGTTGTCGTTCGTATTATTGGTCCGGCATTTGGCTGGTGGACGGTGCAATAG
- a CDS encoding glycogen/starch/alpha-glucan phosphorylase codes for MSVETLKRAFADNLFYTQGKDTSWATRRDYYMALAYTVRDRLFHRFFKTRKRYFAKDVKVVCYLSAEFLMGRHLGNNLINLGIYDRVNEAVRESGLDLGKLIELEHDPGLGNGGLGRLAACFLDSLATLEVPAIGYGIRYEFGIFHQAIKDGWQVEVPDKWLRFGNPWEICRREASVQVKFGGHTETYHDQQGNPRVTWIHDRTVTAIPYDTPVPGYNTNTVNTLRLWRALAGDDFDFQAFNAGDYDGAVASKMSSETISKVLYPNDNTPQGRQLRLEQQFFFASASLQDIIRNHLRLHKNLDALYEGVAIQLNDTHPTVAIAELMRLLIDEHQYYWDKAWYITQKTFAYTNHTLLPEALERWPVSLFESLLPRHLEIIYEINHRFLEDIKTWFPDDEDRLGRMSIIEEFPEKSIRMANLACIGSHAINGVAALHTELLQKHTLRDFAELWPEKFFNKTNGVTPRRWILLSNPKLSELITEKIGDGWLSNLDQLKQLEPFVEDADFRRRWREVKHENKLQLTQYIWKHNSLEVDPHSIFDVQVKRLHEYKRQLLSALNIITLYNRIKENPNADVFPRTFIFGGKAAPGYYMAKLIIKLINAVAEVVNKDPEVHGRLKVAFLANFNVSLGQKIYPAADLSEQISTAGKEASGTGNMKFAMNGALTIGTLDGANIEIREEVGAENFFLFGLTAEEVQSTKVQGYNPMDYYHGNAELKAVIDRIDSGYFSHGNQELFKPIVDSLLHHDQYMLLADYQAYIDCQEKVVEAYKDQERWTKMSILNAARMGKFSSDRTINEYVNEIWKAKPVKVESEEYDSNNAGLNVQP; via the coding sequence ATGAGTGTTGAAACACTCAAACGAGCTTTTGCCGATAATCTCTTCTACACTCAAGGAAAAGATACATCTTGGGCCACGCGCCGAGACTACTACATGGCATTGGCTTACACGGTGCGAGATCGACTCTTTCATCGTTTTTTCAAAACCCGCAAGCGGTACTTTGCGAAAGATGTGAAAGTCGTTTGCTACCTGTCGGCAGAATTTTTGATGGGTCGCCACCTGGGTAATAACCTGATCAATCTCGGAATTTACGATCGCGTAAACGAAGCCGTTCGAGAATCGGGATTAGACTTAGGCAAATTAATCGAACTCGAACACGATCCCGGTTTGGGAAATGGGGGTTTAGGACGACTTGCCGCCTGTTTCCTCGATTCCCTCGCCACCCTAGAAGTTCCAGCAATCGGTTACGGCATTCGCTACGAATTCGGCATTTTTCACCAAGCCATTAAAGATGGTTGGCAAGTCGAAGTTCCCGACAAATGGTTGCGTTTCGGCAATCCTTGGGAAATTTGCCGCCGAGAAGCCAGCGTTCAAGTGAAATTTGGCGGACACACCGAAACCTACCACGATCAACAAGGCAACCCGCGCGTGACTTGGATTCACGATCGCACCGTCACCGCCATTCCCTACGACACCCCCGTTCCGGGCTATAACACGAATACCGTCAATACCTTACGCCTGTGGCGCGCGCTAGCCGGCGATGATTTTGACTTCCAGGCATTTAACGCCGGAGACTACGACGGTGCAGTGGCATCTAAAATGAGTTCGGAAACCATTTCGAAAGTTCTCTATCCCAACGACAATACTCCCCAAGGACGACAACTGCGCCTCGAACAACAATTCTTCTTTGCCTCGGCTTCCCTGCAAGATATTATTCGCAATCACCTGCGCCTCCATAAAAACTTGGATGCACTCTACGAAGGCGTGGCAATTCAACTCAATGATACCCATCCCACCGTCGCGATCGCGGAATTGATGCGGTTACTCATCGACGAACATCAATACTATTGGGATAAAGCCTGGTACATCACCCAGAAAACCTTCGCTTACACCAACCATACCCTGCTCCCCGAAGCCCTAGAGCGCTGGCCCGTCAGCCTCTTTGAAAGCCTACTCCCGCGTCACCTAGAAATCATCTACGAAATTAACCACCGCTTCCTTGAAGACATCAAAACCTGGTTCCCCGACGATGAAGACCGCCTAGGACGGATGTCGATCATCGAAGAATTTCCCGAAAAATCCATCCGCATGGCAAACCTCGCCTGTATCGGCAGTCATGCCATTAACGGCGTTGCCGCACTCCACACAGAACTCCTTCAAAAACACACCTTGAGGGATTTTGCCGAACTCTGGCCCGAAAAATTCTTCAATAAAACCAACGGAGTCACGCCACGTCGTTGGATACTGTTGAGCAACCCCAAACTTTCCGAATTAATTACCGAAAAAATTGGGGATGGTTGGTTGAGCAATCTCGACCAACTCAAACAGTTAGAACCCTTTGTTGAAGATGCAGATTTCCGTCGGCGCTGGCGCGAAGTCAAGCATGAAAACAAACTGCAATTGACCCAATATATCTGGAAGCATAACAGCCTAGAAGTCGATCCCCACTCTATATTCGACGTTCAGGTCAAGCGCCTTCACGAGTACAAACGCCAGCTATTATCGGCACTCAACATCATCACCCTTTACAATCGCATCAAGGAAAATCCCAACGCCGACGTTTTTCCTCGTACCTTTATCTTTGGCGGTAAAGCAGCACCGGGATACTACATGGCAAAGTTGATTATTAAATTGATCAATGCAGTCGCTGAAGTGGTGAATAAAGATCCAGAAGTCCACGGACGTTTGAAAGTCGCATTTTTAGCCAACTTTAATGTTTCTCTGGGACAGAAAATTTACCCCGCCGCCGATTTATCCGAGCAAATTTCCACAGCAGGGAAAGAAGCCTCTGGAACCGGAAATATGAAATTTGCAATGAATGGCGCGCTCACTATTGGAACCCTCGATGGTGCAAATATCGAAATCCGCGAAGAAGTCGGCGCAGAAAATTTCTTTCTCTTTGGGTTAACCGCAGAAGAAGTTCAAAGCACGAAAGTGCAAGGGTACAACCCAATGGACTACTACCACGGGAACGCCGAACTCAAAGCAGTAATCGATCGTATCGATTCGGGCTATTTCTCCCACGGTAACCAAGAGCTATTTAAGCCCATTGTAGATTCGCTCCTGCACCACGATCAATATATGTTGTTGGCTGACTATCAAGCCTATATTGATTGCCAGGAGAAGGTGGTTGAGGCTTATAAAGACCAAGAACGTTGGACGAAAATGTCGATTCTCAATGCAGCTCGTATGGGCAAATTTTCCAGCGACCGCACGATTAATGAATACGTTAATGAAATCTGGAAAGCTAAACCGGTTAAGGTTGAATCGGAAGAGTACGATTCAAATAACGCAGGGTTAAACGTACAGCCGTAA
- a CDS encoding sulfotransferase domain-containing protein, giving the protein MKINDFTLIVGAAKCGTTSLFFYLSQHPQICPCKIKEPKFFSRDERWKKGFQWYQGLWNWDEQVHKTALEATPGYTDHFPITIEVVQRIASIDANFKFIYIMRNPLERIESALQHGYYQARVGKSGNGEDAFEHFLKSAIDKSKYAQKISEYYRQFPKEDILLLQLDDLKETPSAVMQQVCVFLGIDDSFEFTNLEKAHNKKNSYRTDTLWRKLTRMKRLQPMANLIPEQYKKQLRTYLSRPPRKAKDIPPTLTQKQKKEILRDLREDLHQLHWEYGVDVTRWGFEV; this is encoded by the coding sequence ATGAAAATTAATGATTTCACACTGATTGTTGGTGCGGCAAAATGCGGAACAACTAGCCTATTTTTCTATTTGTCGCAACATCCTCAAATTTGCCCCTGCAAAATAAAAGAACCAAAGTTTTTTTCGAGAGACGAACGGTGGAAGAAGGGTTTCCAGTGGTATCAAGGGTTGTGGAATTGGGACGAGCAAGTCCATAAGACGGCACTAGAAGCGACACCGGGCTATACAGATCATTTTCCGATAACGATCGAGGTTGTCCAAAGAATCGCAAGTATTGATGCTAATTTTAAATTTATTTATATTATGAGAAATCCTTTGGAACGGATAGAATCGGCACTCCAACATGGATATTATCAAGCTAGGGTAGGAAAAAGTGGGAATGGGGAAGATGCTTTTGAGCATTTTCTAAAGAGCGCAATTGATAAGTCTAAATATGCACAAAAAATTAGCGAGTATTATCGACAGTTTCCGAAAGAGGATATTCTTCTATTACAGTTAGATGATTTGAAGGAGACACCGAGTGCGGTAATGCAGCAAGTATGTGTTTTTTTGGGAATTGATGATTCTTTTGAATTTACAAACTTAGAAAAGGCTCACAACAAAAAAAATAGTTACCGAACGGATACGCTGTGGCGCAAACTAACTCGGATGAAAAGACTGCAACCAATGGCAAATCTTATTCCGGAACAATATAAAAAACAGCTTCGCACGTATTTAAGTCGTCCTCCAAGAAAGGCGAAAGATATACCGCCAACGTTGACTCAAAAACAAAAAAAAGAAATCCTGCGCGATTTACGGGAAGATTTACATCAGCTTCATTGGGAGTATGGTGTTGATGTGACGCGATGGGGATTTGAGGTGTAG
- a CDS encoding GH3 family domain-containing protein — MRFIIQLLSQLFAPATHQFQIALKNPKTAQKAVQKEICNRLVNSEYGNFLDIQTIQDWNCIPIVEYEDIKLWIENESNKNCLLSEPILFYEKTSGSRSATKKIPYTRSLRRAFNQMFYIWAYDLIQNCSFVTGKTYFCISPKFEESDEIADDSEYLEGWLRFVLSPFLVLVPNLRKIKNPEEFKEKLCLKLLQEEKLEIISIWSPTFLKVHLDYIAKNRDKLLMKLGDRVSPKRRQLLLETEISWTKIWSHLKLISCWDSAQAKEQADYLRSLFPNVLVQGKGLLATEAPITVPLIAAKGCVPLINCVFFEFEDEQQNIFQLHQIQPEKIYQLIISQTGGLYRYRMGDRVRISHYYYNTPCLEFLGRTETTSDLVGEKLREDFVRDAIARLELHDTFFKTLVPISQPQPHYLLLLDRADRTPHAIAQRLEQQLMEAYHYRHARRLGQLSPAEVLVSESIPDAIVRYQTQLGKTWGDIKHPLLWNIPLQLPLFLDAIA; from the coding sequence TTGCGTTTTATCATTCAACTATTAAGTCAATTGTTTGCTCCTGCAACGCATCAATTTCAGATAGCACTAAAAAATCCAAAGACCGCGCAAAAAGCAGTACAAAAGGAAATTTGCAATCGCTTAGTCAATAGCGAATATGGGAATTTTTTAGACATCCAAACAATTCAAGATTGGAATTGCATTCCTATTGTGGAGTATGAAGATATTAAACTCTGGATTGAAAACGAGAGCAATAAAAATTGCTTATTATCAGAACCCATTTTGTTTTACGAAAAGACATCTGGAAGTCGTAGTGCTACAAAAAAAATCCCCTATACTCGTTCTTTGCGCCGCGCTTTCAATCAAATGTTTTATATTTGGGCATACGATCTAATCCAAAACTGCTCGTTTGTAACAGGAAAAACCTATTTTTGTATTTCGCCTAAATTTGAAGAGAGCGATGAAATTGCAGACGACTCGGAGTACTTGGAAGGTTGGTTGCGATTCGTATTGAGTCCTTTTCTTGTTTTGGTTCCCAATCTCCGAAAAATCAAAAATCCAGAAGAATTTAAAGAAAAACTTTGCTTGAAATTATTGCAAGAAGAGAAGTTAGAAATTATTTCCATCTGGAGTCCCACCTTTCTTAAAGTTCACCTCGACTATATTGCCAAAAATAGAGATAAACTCTTAATGAAATTAGGCGATCGCGTCTCCCCCAAGCGTCGCCAACTTCTCCTCGAAACCGAAATATCCTGGACAAAAATTTGGTCGCATCTCAAACTCATTTCTTGTTGGGATAGCGCGCAAGCAAAAGAACAAGCCGACTACTTACGTTCCCTCTTTCCCAACGTCCTCGTTCAAGGAAAAGGATTACTTGCAACCGAAGCACCCATCACCGTTCCCTTAATTGCTGCAAAAGGTTGCGTTCCCCTCATCAATTGCGTCTTTTTTGAATTTGAAGACGAACAACAAAATATCTTCCAATTACATCAAATTCAACCGGAAAAAATCTATCAACTTATTATTTCCCAAACTGGAGGACTGTATCGGTATCGCATGGGCGATCGCGTGCGAATTTCCCATTATTATTACAACACCCCCTGTTTAGAATTTCTCGGACGTACCGAAACAACTAGCGATCTTGTTGGAGAAAAACTGAGAGAAGACTTTGTTCGAGACGCGATCGCGCGATTGGAACTGCACGACACCTTCTTCAAAACCCTTGTCCCCATCTCCCAACCCCAACCCCACTACCTCCTGTTACTCGATCGCGCCGATCGAACCCCTCACGCGATCGCGCAACGCCTCGAACAACAGCTCATGGAAGCATACCACTACCGTCATGCCAGACGATTAGGACAACTCTCTCCCGCAGAGGTTTTAGTCTCCGAAAGCATTCCCGACGCGATCGTGCGCTATCAAACCCAACTGGGGAAAACATGGGGGGATATCAAGCACCCGCTACTTTGGAATATTCCCCTACAATTACCGCTCTTCCTGGACGCGATCGCGTAA